Proteins from one Streptomyces roseifaciens genomic window:
- a CDS encoding RNA polymerase sigma factor — MTRTHRPHRRPVAVLQPRLPADFRAFHELYRSRYVYWAQLYLSSWADAEEAVDIAFEQLYFNWSKVLSKANPRAYAWRVVRHRTIDLARARGRRAVAVDTAAFETTRLEQACDPIGELEISLEIYQAVQDLPERQHDVFILHHVLGYTVRETADVLGITEGGVRSTARYARHRLNKALGADRYPGRDDQAEGGRG; from the coding sequence GTGACGCGTACGCACCGTCCTCACCGACGCCCGGTCGCCGTGCTGCAGCCGCGTCTTCCGGCGGATTTCAGGGCCTTCCACGAGCTCTACCGCAGCCGCTACGTGTACTGGGCGCAGCTGTACCTCTCCAGCTGGGCCGATGCGGAGGAGGCCGTCGACATCGCTTTTGAGCAGCTGTACTTCAACTGGTCGAAGGTGTTGTCGAAGGCCAATCCGCGAGCCTACGCCTGGCGGGTCGTACGCCACCGGACCATCGACCTGGCCCGGGCCCGCGGTCGCCGGGCGGTGGCCGTCGACACCGCCGCCTTCGAGACCACCAGGCTGGAGCAGGCCTGCGATCCGATCGGCGAGCTGGAGATCAGCCTGGAGATCTACCAGGCGGTCCAGGACCTGCCCGAGCGGCAGCACGACGTGTTCATCCTGCACCACGTGCTGGGCTACACCGTCCGCGAGACCGCCGATGTCCTGGGCATCACCGAGGGCGGTGTACGCTCCACCGCCCGCTACGCCCGGCACCGCCTCAACAAAGCCCTGGGGGCGGACCGTTACCCCGGCAGAGACGACCAGGCCGAGGGAGGCCGAGGATGA
- a CDS encoding phosphotransferase family protein encodes MLPPVDTDEEWDAVVPDETVMRPGAEDLCARLGLAGEPLTRFPDGSQPVYAVGDDHVLKLFPGAAAEDGITEGRVLSYLQGRLPVATPQVREFGPYENGWQYVLMSRLPGRNLAQAWDGIPRADRERLVTETGEALAVLHSLDPAPLEDVLGPGDWGTFLDGRRDGAVEQQRARGLPDHWLEQIPDFLASVSLPRAPQRSLLHTEVMRQHLLVDPDGWRLTGLFDFEPTMIGDRAYDFVGVGLFVTRGDPKLLARLTESYGRAFEPTVLLAHTLLHVYSNLPWYMRELGVPAEGTLPSLAQAWFATT; translated from the coding sequence ATGCTTCCGCCGGTGGATACAGATGAAGAGTGGGACGCCGTCGTCCCCGACGAAACGGTTATGCGGCCGGGAGCCGAGGACCTGTGCGCGCGCCTCGGCCTGGCCGGCGAGCCCCTCACGCGTTTTCCCGACGGTTCCCAGCCGGTGTACGCGGTGGGCGACGACCACGTCCTCAAGCTGTTTCCCGGCGCCGCAGCGGAGGACGGAATCACCGAAGGCCGCGTCCTGTCGTATCTCCAAGGGCGGCTGCCGGTGGCGACGCCGCAGGTGCGCGAGTTCGGCCCGTACGAGAACGGCTGGCAGTACGTGCTGATGTCCCGGCTCCCCGGCCGGAATCTGGCTCAGGCCTGGGACGGCATCCCGCGGGCCGACCGTGAACGGCTCGTGACCGAGACCGGCGAAGCCCTCGCCGTGCTCCACTCACTCGATCCCGCCCCTCTTGAGGACGTCCTGGGCCCAGGGGACTGGGGAACCTTCCTGGACGGCCGACGCGACGGCGCCGTGGAACAGCAACGTGCACGCGGGCTACCGGACCACTGGCTGGAGCAGATACCGGACTTTCTCGCCTCGGTCTCCCTCCCCCGGGCCCCGCAGCGCTCGCTCCTCCACACAGAAGTCATGCGGCAACACCTCCTCGTCGATCCCGACGGGTGGCGCCTGACCGGCCTCTTCGACTTCGAACCGACCATGATCGGTGACCGCGCGTACGACTTCGTCGGTGTCGGGTTGTTCGTCACCCGTGGCGATCCGAAGCTGCTGGCCCGTCTCACCGAGTCGTACGGCCGCGCCTTCGAGCCGACCGTGCTGCTCGCCCACACGCTGCTGCATGTGTACAGCAACCTCCCCTGGTACATGCGGGAACTGGGCGTACCCGCCGAGGGCACGCTTCCTTCGCTCGCTCAAGCGTGGTTCGCCACCACCTGA
- a CDS encoding DUF6585 family protein, with product MDEQIPGPDGRVTALAERERLGRWRMVAANRKNRLRRSWGEARLHLYEEGLIVTDPESGEWVYRWESTSVLQNLSTINGAIRDAAYTLIGPDGAALTVGRGIHGLFKRELAAVGVTSHTRGPWVVFEGQWGPEIQQGVLRTQLSTSLERLARGETLVFGRISLDRNSVSFKRKTADWAQIGGVSISDALVWFNDARGRSLLTGVSVSQVPNLYLLLALAERLRG from the coding sequence ATGGACGAGCAGATACCCGGGCCGGACGGCCGGGTGACGGCGCTGGCGGAGCGGGAGCGGCTGGGCCGCTGGCGGATGGTCGCCGCGAACCGAAAGAACCGCCTCCGGAGATCCTGGGGCGAGGCGCGGCTCCACCTGTACGAAGAGGGACTGATCGTCACCGATCCCGAGAGCGGTGAGTGGGTGTACCGCTGGGAATCGACCAGCGTCCTCCAGAACCTGAGCACGATCAACGGCGCGATACGCGACGCCGCGTACACGCTGATCGGCCCGGACGGCGCCGCGCTGACGGTCGGGCGCGGCATCCACGGTCTCTTCAAACGCGAGCTCGCGGCCGTGGGCGTGACGTCGCACACGCGCGGTCCCTGGGTCGTGTTCGAAGGGCAGTGGGGCCCGGAGATCCAGCAAGGCGTGCTGCGCACTCAGCTGTCGACGTCTCTCGAACGGCTTGCGAGGGGCGAGACGCTGGTGTTCGGCCGTATCTCCCTGGACCGGAACAGCGTGTCTTTCAAGAGGAAGACAGCCGACTGGGCGCAGATCGGCGGCGTCAGCATCTCGGACGCTCTGGTGTGGTTCAACGACGCCAGAGGCCGCAGCCTCCTGACCGGCGTCAGCGTCTCTCAGGTCCCCAACCTCTACCTGCTCCTCGCCCTGGCCGAACGCCTTCGGGGCTGA
- a CDS encoding helix-turn-helix transcriptional regulator, whose protein sequence is MTAPAQPSTTDVLSAALDVREAARHAVRGKGDADAVLAALSAVIDHDHASLSRWDPLLRRHVTLAGSYPAGTTRYIETRLHDDPAFALIRHAPGTTSWWHDVPAPVRGASTGFQEVLEPLGVQDGVAQCLFSADGRYVGILNLSTTRARCDQPAVRAVMTLLGECLAAVADPLAGHRSPGPGGAGHACAVLLPDAQDGDDAKEAKDAKDAAPVTVSGEPLPGLTEAGSPLVALLRRTAARRTLPATVLVPYRQRMLELHLTRRGDGTVVVCRTVTRPAALSPRELEVLAELTQGRTNREIADRLYVSPRTVATHIEHILAKLDVPNRVAAAGRAVAWGLEPAP, encoded by the coding sequence ATGACAGCACCAGCGCAGCCGAGCACGACCGACGTCCTGAGCGCCGCCCTGGACGTGCGCGAGGCCGCGCGCCACGCCGTGCGGGGGAAGGGCGATGCCGACGCCGTCCTGGCGGCGCTGTCCGCGGTGATCGACCACGACCACGCGTCGCTGTCCCGGTGGGACCCGTTGCTCCGCCGCCACGTCACGCTGGCCGGCAGCTACCCGGCGGGCACCACCCGCTACATCGAGACCCGCCTGCACGACGATCCGGCCTTCGCGCTCATCCGGCACGCGCCTGGCACCACGAGCTGGTGGCACGACGTGCCCGCGCCGGTACGGGGGGCCTCCACCGGGTTCCAGGAGGTCCTCGAACCCCTCGGCGTCCAGGACGGCGTGGCCCAGTGCCTGTTCTCCGCCGACGGCCGGTACGTGGGCATCCTCAACCTCAGCACGACGCGGGCACGGTGCGACCAGCCGGCCGTCCGCGCCGTGATGACCCTGCTGGGCGAGTGCCTCGCAGCCGTCGCCGACCCGCTCGCCGGGCACCGCTCCCCGGGGCCCGGCGGCGCGGGCCACGCTTGCGCCGTACTCCTGCCGGACGCCCAGGACGGGGACGATGCCAAGGAGGCCAAGGACGCCAAGGACGCAGCTCCGGTGACGGTCAGCGGGGAGCCGCTTCCCGGTCTCACCGAGGCCGGCTCCCCGCTCGTGGCCCTGCTGCGACGCACGGCCGCACGGCGGACGCTGCCGGCCACGGTGCTGGTGCCGTACCGGCAACGGATGCTCGAACTGCACCTGACCCGCCGGGGGGACGGCACGGTCGTCGTGTGCCGTACGGTCACCCGCCCCGCCGCGCTCTCCCCGCGCGAGCTCGAGGTGCTGGCGGAACTCACCCAGGGGCGGACCAACCGGGAGATCGCCGACCGCCTGTACGTCAGCCCGCGCACCGTCGCCACCCACATCGAGCACATCCTCGCCAAACTCGACGTCCCCAACCGTGTGGCCGCCGCGGGCCGAGCCGTCGCCTGGGGCCTCGAACCGGCGCCCTGA
- a CDS encoding AMP-binding protein, with the protein MRHVLASGAALPYPVLERLRVCLPAGATVHSVYGATEALPISMIGHHELLPLRPVTTSGSGVCPERPLPGVTVRVLPLDPVPSGRLGTVGEPAVAGPNVSPAYLDGTVGRASEPHDREGGHLHRMGDAGRLDEQGRIWFHGRIAHRVRTAAGDVRGCCSTRRCPWTIATAPSPTACG; encoded by the coding sequence TTGCGGCACGTCCTCGCCAGCGGGGCGGCCCTGCCGTACCCGGTCCTGGAGCGTCTGCGCGTGTGCCTGCCCGCCGGCGCGACCGTGCACAGCGTCTACGGGGCCACCGAGGCCTTGCCCATCAGCATGATCGGCCACCATGAGCTGCTGCCTCTGCGCCCCGTCACCACCTCGGGCTCCGGGGTGTGTCCGGAGCGCCCTTTGCCCGGCGTCACCGTGCGCGTCCTTCCCCTGGACCCCGTCCCCTCGGGACGGCTGGGCACGGTGGGAGAGCCGGCCGTCGCCGGGCCCAACGTCAGCCCTGCCTACCTGGACGGCACCGTCGGCCGGGCGTCGGAGCCCCACGACCGGGAAGGCGGGCACCTCCACCGCATGGGCGACGCCGGCAGACTCGACGAGCAGGGACGCATCTGGTTCCACGGCCGCATCGCCCACCGAGTGCGCACCGCGGCGGGTGACGTGCGCGGGTGCTGTTCCACCCGTCGCTGCCCATGGACCATCGCCACGGCACCAAGTCCGACCGCATGCGGCTGA
- a CDS encoding GNAT family N-acetyltransferase, producing MRDSVAGTATGVTTGLTTGVTASIRIRPGAVGDLTELTEIYNHYVVHTPITFDIEPVTVEERRAWLDSHPATGRHRLLVAEEAGRILGYATSSPFRDKRAYETSVETSIYLGPDHTGRGLGGLLYRTLFEALADEDVHRAYAGITQPNVASMRLHERFGFRPAGVLEQVGRKFGTFWDVAWLERRIG from the coding sequence ATGCGCGACAGCGTGGCGGGGACCGCGACGGGCGTCACGACGGGCCTCACGACGGGCGTCACGGCGAGCATACGCATCCGGCCGGGAGCGGTCGGCGATCTCACCGAGCTCACCGAGATCTACAACCACTACGTGGTCCACACCCCGATCACCTTCGACATCGAGCCGGTCACCGTCGAGGAACGCCGCGCCTGGCTGGACTCCCACCCGGCCACCGGCCGCCACCGCCTCCTCGTGGCGGAGGAGGCGGGCCGGATCCTGGGCTACGCCACCAGCAGCCCCTTCCGTGACAAGCGCGCGTACGAGACCTCGGTGGAGACCAGCATCTACCTCGGGCCCGACCACACGGGACGTGGCCTTGGGGGCCTGCTGTACCGCACGCTCTTCGAAGCCTTGGCGGACGAGGACGTCCACCGCGCGTACGCCGGCATCACGCAGCCGAACGTGGCGTCCATGCGACTTCACGAACGCTTCGGCTTCCGCCCGGCGGGCGTGCTCGAACAGGTGGGCCGCAAGTTCGGCACTTTCTGGGACGTGGCATGGCTGGAGAGGCGGATCGGCTGA
- a CDS encoding chaplin family protein → MSIRNAAAVTALAAAALGAGTAAASAHGQAVGSTENSPGVAAGNAVQVAPRVSPNVGGNVVSVVGVGNLSHGNTLINK, encoded by the coding sequence ATGAGCATCCGCAACGCCGCCGCCGTCACCGCTCTCGCCGCTGCTGCCCTCGGCGCCGGCACCGCCGCCGCGAGCGCGCACGGTCAGGCCGTCGGCAGCACGGAGAACTCCCCGGGCGTGGCCGCCGGAAACGCGGTGCAGGTGGCCCCGCGCGTCTCCCCGAACGTCGGCGGCAACGTGGTCTCCGTGGTCGGCGTCGGCAACCTCAGCCACGGCAACACCCTGATCAACAAGTAA
- a CDS encoding amidohydrolase encodes MPGSTPADLVFVNGSVLTVDSRFTVASALAVTDGLVSAVGDRDEVMAHAGPATRVVDLGGGTLLPGINDSHLHGCALGLTMPPLSVDVSHPAVQSLADVAEAVRKTAATTPAGEWISGYGWDAGYLAECVAAPSRMPTRHDLDAVSPDHPVLLYSATGHATWVNSAALARAGVDRTTSAPPGRVIVTDSAGEPTGLLQEGAQDLVHRALPVLSPDVRADAIRATLRTLARLGITSYTEPGLGPGGDALMRGAMAHSTLGVYRRLLADGELTARVGVLLLPTGMTGTAEEFVRTLAAMDEPPSTDPRRLAVLGVKLFADGIPVNKTAWMHEPYVDGGCGSLCVGGETDDERIAQITEMIRYTHAAGYQAGVHVTGDRAIDTVVDAFAAAAAAHPRADTRHYVIHGDFLTARSMRMLAQHGFGVNMNPTIKWTVADLEEEFVGPQRAAYEWPYRDAIDAGVTVTSGSDAPVTLPDWRQGVSTMMLRESRASGRVSGPGQRIRLAEALRTYTSDAAWQDFAEDWKGTLEVGKVADLCVVAGDLLTADPHDIPAMPVVFTAVGGDVVHDELTV; translated from the coding sequence GTGCCCGGCAGTACTCCGGCAGATCTCGTCTTCGTCAACGGTTCGGTCCTCACCGTCGACTCCCGCTTCACCGTCGCCTCCGCCCTGGCGGTCACCGACGGCCTCGTCAGCGCGGTCGGCGACCGGGACGAGGTCATGGCGCACGCCGGCCCCGCCACCCGGGTCGTCGACCTCGGCGGCGGAACGCTTCTCCCCGGCATCAACGACTCGCACCTGCACGGCTGTGCCCTCGGGCTGACCATGCCGCCGCTGTCCGTCGACGTCTCCCACCCGGCCGTGCAGTCGCTGGCCGACGTGGCCGAGGCCGTGCGGAAGACGGCCGCGACGACCCCCGCGGGGGAGTGGATCAGCGGATACGGGTGGGACGCGGGCTACCTCGCCGAGTGCGTCGCCGCCCCCTCCCGGATGCCCACCCGGCACGATCTGGACGCCGTCAGCCCCGATCACCCCGTCCTGCTGTACTCCGCCACGGGCCACGCCACCTGGGTCAACTCTGCGGCGCTCGCGCGGGCCGGGGTGGACCGGACCACCTCCGCCCCGCCCGGAAGGGTCATCGTCACCGATTCGGCGGGCGAGCCCACCGGTCTCCTCCAGGAAGGCGCCCAGGACCTCGTCCACCGGGCGCTGCCCGTCCTCTCCCCGGACGTGCGCGCCGACGCGATCCGCGCCACGCTGCGCACCCTGGCCCGGCTCGGCATCACCAGCTACACCGAGCCCGGCCTCGGACCGGGCGGCGACGCCCTGATGCGCGGCGCCATGGCCCACAGCACCCTCGGCGTCTACCGGCGCCTGCTCGCCGACGGCGAACTGACCGCGCGGGTCGGCGTCCTGCTGCTGCCGACCGGGATGACGGGGACGGCCGAGGAGTTCGTGCGGACGCTGGCGGCCATGGACGAGCCGCCGTCCACCGACCCCCGCCGCCTGGCCGTCCTCGGCGTCAAGCTGTTCGCCGACGGCATCCCGGTCAACAAGACGGCCTGGATGCACGAGCCGTACGTCGACGGCGGCTGCGGTTCGCTGTGCGTGGGCGGGGAGACCGACGACGAGCGCATCGCCCAGATCACCGAGATGATCCGGTACACCCACGCCGCCGGGTACCAGGCCGGTGTCCACGTCACCGGCGACCGGGCCATCGACACCGTCGTCGACGCCTTCGCCGCGGCCGCCGCCGCGCATCCCCGGGCCGACACCAGGCACTACGTCATCCACGGCGACTTCCTCACCGCCCGCAGCATGCGGATGCTGGCGCAGCACGGCTTCGGCGTCAACATGAACCCCACCATCAAATGGACCGTCGCCGACCTCGAGGAGGAGTTCGTCGGCCCGCAGCGGGCGGCGTACGAATGGCCCTACCGGGACGCGATCGACGCCGGCGTGACCGTCACCAGCGGCTCCGACGCCCCCGTCACCCTCCCCGACTGGCGGCAGGGCGTCTCCACGATGATGCTGCGCGAGTCCAGGGCCAGCGGCCGCGTCAGCGGACCCGGCCAGCGCATCCGGCTCGCCGAGGCCCTCCGCACCTACACCTCCGACGCGGCCTGGCAGGACTTCGCCGAGGACTGGAAGGGCACGCTGGAGGTGGGCAAGGTCGCCGACCTGTGCGTGGTCGCGGGCGATCTGCTGACCGCCGACCCGCACGACATCCCCGCCATGCCCGTCGTGTTCACCGCCGTCGGCGGCGACGTCGTGCACGACGAACTCACCGTTTGA
- a CDS encoding transglycosylase SLT domain-containing protein: MRSTVSAYARLPKIHKFSVAGIAATGAAVVAVAVAPHAFAADAAPAAAVKPVAWSAEAFGETQQAELDKHVDAAAKAGAEAAAKVKVDQERTAEQAANRSTERKAIAAKPAAPAKPAAKPAAPAKPAAPATPAAPAKPAALAKKAYAENLEGWISESLDILRAKGIPASYDGIKRNIMRESTGNPRAINDWDINAVNGVPSKGLLQMIDPTFKAYHVEGTSWDIYDPVANITAACNYAADKYGSMDNVNSAY, translated from the coding sequence ATGCGCTCCACCGTCTCCGCTTATGCCCGTCTGCCGAAGATTCACAAGTTCTCCGTTGCCGGTATTGCCGCGACCGGTGCCGCTGTCGTCGCGGTGGCCGTCGCTCCGCACGCTTTCGCCGCTGATGCGGCTCCGGCTGCTGCGGTGAAGCCGGTGGCGTGGAGTGCCGAGGCTTTCGGTGAGACGCAGCAGGCCGAGCTGGACAAGCACGTCGATGCTGCCGCCAAGGCCGGCGCGGAGGCTGCTGCGAAGGTGAAGGTGGACCAGGAGCGGACGGCCGAGCAGGCTGCCAACCGTTCCACCGAGCGCAAGGCCATCGCCGCCAAGCCCGCCGCTCCGGCGAAGCCCGCCGCCAAGCCGGCTGCTCCGGCCAAGCCTGCCGCCCCGGCCACGCCGGCTGCTCCGGCGAAGCCCGCTGCTCTGGCGAAGAAGGCGTATGCCGAGAATCTTGAGGGCTGGATCAGTGAGTCCCTGGACATTCTGCGGGCGAAGGGCATTCCGGCTTCGTACGACGGCATCAAGCGCAACATCATGCGTGAGTCGACCGGTAACCCGCGTGCGATCAACGACTGGGACATCAATGCCGTGAATGGCGTCCCGTCGAAGGGTCTGCTGCAGATGATCGACCCGACGTTCAAGGCGTACCACGTCGAGGGCACGTCCTGGGACATTTACGACCCGGTCGCCAACATCACCGCTGCGTGCAACTACGCCGCCGACAAGTACGGCTCGATGGACAACGTCAACTCCGCTTACTGA
- a CDS encoding alpha/beta hydrolase, translated as MSVHRVPSESGRVPIPKAAPPFDPELNVVLEALSKESRESVTPDNLEARQARDASTRPRPTAEDLRADGRFEVTELRVPGPPDGPDVTLVSARPAGLAGPLPLLYYMHGGAMIMGNAWSVLPRILREWVLPLEMAVISVEYRLAPRTQYPGPLEDCYAGLVWAAEHAAELGIDADRIIIGGKSAGGGLAAALALLNRDRGGPEPLGQLLLCPMLDDRDSTFSSHQMSGLGVWDLTSSATVWKALLGDRYGAADLPPYAAPARATDLSGLPPAYIEVGSAEMFRDEDVAYANAIWQAGGQAELHVWPGAYHGFDGMAPKAALSRDARDARTRWLRRLLAQPGVPGGERRDEG; from the coding sequence ATGAGTGTCCACCGCGTGCCGTCGGAGTCCGGCCGTGTCCCGATACCGAAGGCAGCACCACCCTTCGACCCCGAACTCAACGTCGTGCTGGAGGCCTTGAGCAAGGAGTCGAGGGAGTCGGTCACCCCGGACAACCTCGAGGCCCGGCAAGCGCGGGACGCCTCGACCCGGCCGAGGCCGACGGCCGAGGACCTCCGCGCCGACGGCCGGTTCGAGGTGACGGAACTGCGTGTGCCGGGGCCGCCGGACGGACCGGACGTCACGCTCGTGAGCGCACGACCGGCCGGGCTCGCCGGACCGTTGCCCCTGCTGTACTACATGCACGGAGGCGCAATGATCATGGGCAACGCATGGTCCGTGCTTCCGCGGATTCTTCGCGAGTGGGTCCTCCCGCTGGAAATGGCCGTCATCTCGGTCGAGTACCGGCTGGCGCCGCGGACGCAGTACCCGGGACCGCTGGAGGACTGCTACGCCGGACTCGTCTGGGCGGCCGAGCACGCGGCCGAACTCGGCATCGACGCGGACCGCATCATCATCGGAGGGAAGAGCGCCGGCGGCGGTCTCGCCGCGGCCCTCGCCCTGCTGAACCGTGACCGCGGCGGCCCCGAGCCACTGGGGCAACTGCTGCTGTGCCCGATGCTCGACGACCGCGACAGCACCTTCTCCAGCCATCAGATGTCGGGCCTCGGCGTGTGGGACCTCACCTCCAGCGCGACCGTGTGGAAGGCACTGCTGGGCGACCGCTACGGTGCCGCGGACCTGCCGCCCTACGCGGCCCCCGCCCGCGCCACGGACCTTTCGGGACTCCCCCCGGCCTACATCGAGGTGGGGTCGGCCGAGATGTTCCGGGACGAGGACGTGGCCTACGCGAACGCGATCTGGCAGGCAGGCGGCCAGGCCGAACTGCACGTATGGCCCGGTGCCTACCACGGCTTCGACGGCATGGCCCCGAAGGCGGCCCTCAGCCGGGACGCACGTGACGCCCGTACCCGCTGGCTCCGGCGCCTCCTCGCACAGCCCGGCGTCCCGGGCGGCGAGCGACGCGACGAGGGTTGA
- a CDS encoding glycosyltransferase — protein MRVLLSTYGSRGDVEPLVALAVQLRALGAEVRVCAPPDEEFAERLAGVGVPVVPVGPSARELTAAAPPPSSLPRYAAELIAAQFDAVTAAAEGCDALVATGMLPAAAGALSVAEKLGIRSVSVTFQQLDLPSPHHPPMAYPGRPFPPDVTDNRVLWELDAQSVNALFGEALNSNRATIGLPPVESVRAYVLGDRPWLATDPVLDPWQATPDLDVVQTGAWITPDLRPLPDELAAFLEAGTPPVYVGFGSMPMHASTDVARVAIDAVRAQGRRALVRRGWAGLSLIDDRDDCFAVGEVNQQALFGRVAAVVHHGGAGTTTTATRAGAPQLVVPQAADQPYWAGRVADLGIGAAHKGPAPAFESLSAALRTALSPETRARAASVAGLIRTDGAATAAKLLLDAIGREKPPVSA, from the coding sequence ATGCGTGTGTTGTTGTCGACATATGGATCGCGCGGGGACGTCGAACCGCTGGTGGCACTCGCGGTGCAATTGCGGGCACTCGGCGCGGAGGTGCGGGTGTGCGCGCCGCCGGATGAGGAGTTCGCGGAGCGGCTGGCCGGTGTCGGCGTACCGGTGGTGCCCGTCGGCCCGTCGGCGCGCGAGCTGACGGCGGCCGCGCCGCCACCCTCGTCCCTGCCCCGGTACGCCGCCGAGTTGATCGCCGCCCAGTTCGACGCGGTCACCGCGGCGGCCGAGGGCTGCGATGCGTTGGTGGCCACCGGCATGTTGCCGGCCGCGGCCGGTGCGCTGTCGGTGGCCGAGAAACTGGGCATCCGCTCCGTGTCCGTGACCTTCCAGCAGCTCGACCTGCCGTCGCCGCACCACCCGCCGATGGCGTATCCGGGACGGCCTTTCCCGCCGGACGTGACCGACAACCGGGTGCTGTGGGAGCTGGACGCCCAGAGCGTCAACGCCCTGTTCGGCGAAGCGCTCAATTCGAACCGGGCGACGATCGGCCTGCCCCCGGTGGAAAGCGTCCGCGCCTACGTCCTCGGCGACCGGCCCTGGCTGGCGACGGACCCGGTCCTGGACCCCTGGCAGGCGACCCCGGACCTCGACGTCGTCCAGACCGGCGCATGGATCACGCCCGATCTTCGCCCGCTCCCGGACGAGTTGGCGGCTTTCCTGGAGGCCGGCACTCCGCCGGTGTACGTGGGCTTCGGCAGCATGCCCATGCACGCGTCGACGGACGTCGCCCGAGTGGCCATCGACGCGGTCCGAGCGCAGGGCCGCCGCGCACTCGTCAGGCGCGGCTGGGCCGGCCTTTCCCTGATCGACGACCGGGACGACTGCTTCGCCGTCGGCGAGGTCAACCAGCAGGCGTTGTTCGGCCGGGTGGCCGCCGTCGTGCACCACGGCGGCGCGGGGACCACGACGACGGCCACCCGGGCCGGCGCGCCTCAGCTGGTGGTGCCCCAGGCGGCGGACCAGCCCTACTGGGCCGGCCGGGTGGCCGACCTGGGCATCGGCGCGGCACACAAGGGCCCGGCTCCGGCCTTCGAGTCCCTGTCGGCCGCGCTCAGGACTGCCCTGAGCCCCGAGACCCGGGCACGAGCGGCCTCCGTAGCCGGCCTGATCCGCACCGACGGGGCGGCGACGGCCGCGAAACTGCTGCTCGACGCGATCGGCCGGGAGAAGCCGCCGGTGTCTGCGTGA
- a CDS encoding serine hydrolase domain-containing protein, translated as MRRSKYGRRRAAARTIAGVGAVTALLVGGPVPNAFARPGPAALVVQPERAGKDTRAEVQEALDAMVRAGAPGVLARIDDSTGSWTVTSGVADLRTEREIPYDAQFRIASLTKGVVATTVMRLAEAGRLELDRPVGDRLPGVVGGADRITVRQLLNHTGGLADYIEDEEFKDPAVYGRRTYRPEQLVALADGLGAKHEPGPSFTYSNAGYIVLGMLIEKVTGHQLADELRRQVLEPVGMTRTFLPLTDPELHGPHATGYYLPAGADPQAPGALRPITEINPSFAWAAYGLVSDARDVNRFYQALFGGRLVRPASLEQMRTGVATQHAPVFPHYGLGLESAGLTCGEMWGGTGSIPGYETFAFADSDGNRRMTLSVNVQRNDPGVADMVYAGLDALNQYFCGRPYPLPPR; from the coding sequence ATGAGACGCAGCAAGTACGGCAGGCGTCGGGCGGCAGCGAGAACGATCGCGGGGGTGGGGGCGGTCACCGCACTACTCGTCGGCGGACCGGTACCGAACGCGTTCGCACGGCCGGGGCCCGCCGCGCTCGTGGTGCAGCCGGAGCGGGCCGGGAAGGACACCCGCGCCGAGGTGCAGGAGGCACTGGACGCCATGGTGAGGGCCGGTGCGCCCGGCGTCCTGGCACGGATCGACGACAGCACAGGCTCCTGGACCGTCACCAGCGGCGTCGCCGACCTGCGGACGGAACGTGAGATCCCGTACGACGCGCAGTTCCGTATCGCGAGCCTCACCAAGGGGGTGGTGGCGACGACGGTGATGCGGCTGGCCGAGGCGGGGCGGCTGGAGCTCGACCGCCCGGTCGGAGACCGGCTGCCCGGAGTGGTCGGCGGAGCCGACCGCATCACCGTCCGCCAGTTGCTGAACCACACCGGTGGGCTCGCGGACTACATCGAGGACGAGGAGTTCAAGGATCCGGCGGTCTACGGCAGGCGTACGTACCGGCCGGAACAGCTCGTGGCCCTGGCGGACGGGCTGGGCGCGAAGCACGAGCCCGGGCCGTCGTTCACGTACTCCAACGCCGGCTACATCGTGCTGGGCATGTTGATCGAGAAGGTCACCGGGCATCAGCTCGCCGACGAGCTCCGACGCCAGGTGCTGGAGCCTGTCGGCATGACCCGGACGTTCCTGCCGCTGACCGACCCGGAGCTGCACGGGCCGCACGCCACCGGCTACTACCTGCCCGCGGGCGCCGATCCGCAGGCCCCGGGCGCGCTGCGGCCGATCACGGAGATCAACCCTTCCTTCGCCTGGGCGGCCTACGGTCTTGTGTCGGACGCCCGCGACGTCAACCGCTTCTACCAGGCCCTCTTCGGCGGCCGGCTGGTCCGGCCGGCATCGCTGGAGCAGATGCGCACGGGTGTGGCCACGCAGCACGCACCGGTCTTCCCGCACTACGGCCTCGGGCTGGAGTCGGCCGGACTGACCTGCGGCGAGATGTGGGGCGGGACCGGTTCGATTCCCGGCTACGAGACCTTCGCCTTCGCCGACAGTGACGGGAACCGCCGGATGACCCTCTCGGTCAATGTCCAGCGCAACGACCCCGGGGTGGCGGACATGGTCTACGCCGGGCTGGACGCGCTCAACCAGTACTTCTGCGGCAGGCCGTACCCGCTGCCGCCCCGGTAG